TGCATAGAGGTTTTTACCCCATGGATATGGTGTTTTTCCACTGGAAATAGGATTTCTCCTGTGAATATAGGGTATGGCCCCCTGTTTATGGGTTTTCTTCCCTGAATATAGGATGTCTCCCCTGGATATAGGATTTTTCTCATGAATGTATGTTTTTTCCTACCTATAAACAGGATTTCTCAACTTGGATGTAGGTTTCTGCCGCCTCTATATAGGATTTCTTCCCTGATTATAGGATTTCTACCCTGGATATAGGAAATGCCCCCACATATATAGATTTCCTCCACCTGTATATGGTATTTCTCCCCTGGATATAGGATTTCCTCTCTCCTAATATAGGATTTCTCTCTTGGATATAGGATTTCTCGCCTGGATATAGGAGATGCCCCTCCATGTATAGGTTTTCTCCCCTGACTATAGCATTCCCTATCTCCAGATATAGTATTTCTCCCCTGGATATAGGTTTCTCCCACCTGTATATAGGATTTCTCCCCTGGATATAGGTTGTTCTCCCCCACCTTTGCATATAAAGGATATCTCTCTTGAATATAGGATTTCTTTCCCAGATATAGGATTTCCTGCCCCTGGCTATAGGATTTCTCCCCTGGCTATAGGATTTCCAAGCCTGGCTATAGGATTTCTCCCCTGGCTATAGGATTTCCAAGCCTGGCTATAGGATTTCTCCCCTGGCTATAGGATTTCCAGCCCTGGCTATAACATTTCCACCCTGGACATATCATTTCCACCTTGGACCCATCCTTATCTTTCACAATGGTAAAACAACCTGAGCAACTTCGTGGAGCCATGGCACAGGATGAGCTTCCTCCCCCCTGAATCTACAGCTTCCAAAGAAGCCCCCCAAAACTCCTTTAAGTCCTTTGAGTGCTCGTGGGGCAACACAAAGGCTTCTCCCCCACATCTGCTGGCCCTGGATCATCCAATGCCAGCTCATTTCCACCTCATTTCATTTTCCCacgtttttctttttttcccgtTGAACTTGGTGCCGAGTCCAGCTGCTCTGGTGGGATGTGGCAGGAGGGGAATGGTTAGAGTGGTTTGGTCTTGGTGGGGCTTTCCTCCCTTCTGGCATCACTGCTTTCCCAAATTTCCTGGTGTTTCCAACCAAAGCCCTGAGGAGGGATGCAGGAGGATGCAACAGGCTATGAGgaaaggggaaactgaggcatgaCCAGCTAATTTTGTGCAGGAtggcccccagccccctgccagaaGTATTCCCCAGAACCCATCCTCTGCTCCCATggattttcctctccctgcctcataACCCTGCCTGGAGTCTGGCTTCCTGCAGCCGTGTGGTCCGGGGTTGCCATTTCCCCAAGGCACCTGCAAGGGACCCTGTTTTTTACCAAAACCCCTCGTTTTTAACAAAGGAGCCCAATTTTTGATGAGTAAACCTAATTTTTAGCAGCCTTCCCCCTAATTTTTAGAAAGGGGGTCGTTTAAGACCTTCTTGAACGGATTCCTTTGGGGAGGGTCTGTGCTGTTTGAGGTGCCACCAGCTGTAACCCTGCCATTGCCACCGTCAGGAGGGAGCCTGCACAAAGCTGGACGAGGACATCCTGGACATCCCTTTGGACGATCCTGATGCCAACGCGGCAGCTGCCAAGATCCAGGCTAGTTTCCGTGGCCATATGACCCGCAAGAAGATCAAAGGGGGTGAGATTGACCGGAAAACCAAGGACGCCGAGTGCGCCAACAGCACCCGCGGCGGCGACCTCCGCAACGGCGACTAGgtacaccccaaatcccactgcTTCCCCCCAAAACCGGGTCATTTCTGTAAGGGTGCTGCTCTGAGTGTCCTTGGTTCTGGTGATTTGGGATGGAGCACCCTTCCCCAAGCTGATTTGGGATGGAGCGTCCTCCCCTGCAGAGATTTTGGATGGAGCATTCTGCTCTGCGCAGATTTGGGATGGAGCAACCTTCCCTTTGCAGATTTGGGATGGAGCATCCTTCTCTGTGCAGATTTGGGATGGAGCAACCTTCCCTTTGCAGATTTGGGATGGAGCAACCTTCCCTTTGCAGATTTGGGATGGAGCATCCTTCTCTGTGCAGATTTGGGATGGAGCATCCTTCCCTTTGCAGATTTGGGATGGAGCATCCTTCCCTGTGTAGATTTGGGATGGAGCAACCTTCCCTTTGCAGATTTGGGATGGAGCATCCTTCCCTTTGCAGATTTGGGATGGAGCAACCTTCCCTTTGCAGATTTGGGATGGAGCAACCTTCCCTTTGCAGATTTGGGATGGAGCAACCTTCCCCACACTGGTTCAGGGTGGAGAAGGGGTTTTTCCTCCCAGGAGATGGAAACACACAGGCAGGCAGCCCCTGCCTTGCCCTAAATTTGGGTGCGCGCCGTAGTAGTTGGGAAGGATGGGAAGTAGGATGGGAAGGCGCAGCCCTAGATTTGGATTGAATCTCTCCCTTAGCAACACCACCCCGAGCGCCTCGCCTCAGCACatgctatttttaaaagcctGTGTCACAGTCTCCTGGCAGGAAAAGGTAAATTTAAAAAGCGCCCACGGTGCCGAGGCCGCGTGGCATCGGAGGCCGGGTGGTGGCGGCGCCGTGCCCgggccgtgcccggggccggGAGCGCGGGCTGGCCCCGGACACCGGCGGGGCTGCtcggggctggcggcggggaGGGCGTGCTGCCGGCTCGGCCACGTGAGCGTGCGGGGCCGGTGGAGATGcagctgggatggaactgggtgCAGCTGGCATGGAACTGGGATGCCGTGAGGATGGAGTGGGAATGCAGCGGGGGTTTAGTGCAGATAGAGTGGGGAGGAACTGAAGATGCAGCGGGAATGCAGTGAGGAGGAACAGAAGGATGCAGTGAGGATGCAGTGGAGATCCAACAAGGCTGCAGTGGGAAGGAACCGAGGATGCCGTGGGGATGGAACTGGAGCTCAGCGGGACACAGCGGGAATGAACTGAGGGTACAGGGGGAGCAGAACTGAGATGTGGTGGGGAAGCAATGGGGATGCAGTGAGAATGCACTGGAGATTCAGTGAGAATGCACTGGAGATTCAGTGAGAATGCACTGGAGGTTCAGTGAGAATGCAGTGAGCATGGAGAGGCAGTTCAGTGGGGCTGGGATGAGAACAAACTGAGGATGCAGTGGGGATTTTGTGAAGATCCAGTGGGACAATGTGAAAACAgtgaggctgcagtggggctgCAAAGGGGATGCAGTGAGGATGTGAGGGTTTGCAGTGGCGGAGCAACAGAAATTCAGTGAGGATGCAATGGGAATGAACTGGGGATGCAGTGGGGATTCAATGGGACTGCAGCGAGGATTGAGCGAGGAtgcactggggctgcagggaggatgTCAGAGGGCTGCAGTGAGGAAGCAGCTGCCAAGTGTAGGTGCTGTGCAGCTTCTTAGGGCCCGGAGGTTCCTTTGGGATGCCTTATCAGGGGGGCTGAGCaggttggcagcagggagccaggCTCCCCTCCTTCTGCCACGGTGCTCTGCCTAGGGGGGTGCAGGCAGGGGTCCCccccagcctctgggctgggtgAGGGCAGCGTGTGGGCAGCAGTGGAGGCAGGACAGGGTGCAGGCAGGGTGTGGGCGGGCTGCAAGCGGAGCACGGGCAGGGTGTGGGCAGGGGGAGGGCACGGAGaggctgcaggctgcaggagcagcatgTGAACAGGGTGCAGGGTGTGGGAAGGGTGCAGTCAGGGCACGGGGTACAGGCAGGGTGAAGGGTGCAGGGTGCAGGCAGGCACAGGGTACAGAGAGCACACACACAGGGTACAGGCAAGGTGCAGGATGAAGGGTTCAGGCAGAGCACAGGGTACAGGTGGGCACAGGGTACAGAGAGCACTaaaggcacaggcagggcacagaGTACAAACAAGGCTCAGGGTGCAGGGTacaggcagggcacagggtACAAACAAGGCTCAGGGTGCAGGGTACAGGCAGGGTGAAAGGtgcaggcagggcacagggcacaggcaAGGCTCAGGGTGCAGGGTACAGGGTACAAACAAGGCTCAGGGTGCAGGGTACAGGCAGGGTGAAGGGTGCAGGGTACAGGCAGGCCAGCCCAGGCTGACCTCTCGCTCTCTCCTTGCTTGCAGGGGCCACCAGCTGCTCACCGGAGCCCCCTCGTCACCGCCTCCCTGCCAGCGCCACCCGCCGAGGCCCAGGAGCCCCCGCTTCACCCCCTGCCCCCCGCATGCATCCCCCGGGGTCCCCCCGCAGCCaggccctgcccctgcccctggctGCCCGCCCCCACCCCAGACACCCCCCGCCCCAATAAACGCCCCTGCCAGAGCCCCGGCCTGTCCTCGGTGCCTTCTGGTGTCACCGGCGGAGCGGTGAGGTCACAGCGGGCAGGGGAGGgcgggctgtggggcagggatcTCCCATTGTACGTGCAACACGCTGCAGCACGCGTGACATCACTGCCAGGCATGGGACGTGACATCAGGGTGTGGTGTGACATCACTCGTGGGTGGAGGGGACTTGTGGGGTGCTGGCATGAGATGGGTGGTGATGTCACTACTGGACAAGTGGCAGCTGCTGTGACACCACACAggtgtgtgtgatgtcactgCTGGATGTGTGACATCATGCAGGTGTGTGTGACGTCACTGCTGGATGTGTGACATCACTCAGGTGTGTGTGATGGCTGGAGTGACATCATTCCACTGTGTGTGACGTCACTACTAGGCGTGACTGCGGGTGTGACATCATGCAAGCACACATGACATCCCTGATGGACATGTGACATGCCTGCATGGCATCATCCAGGCATCAGCCAGACGCTGTGATGTCACTCACTCGTTGTGGCTTTGTACCTCCTGCCGCAGGGAGTGACATTCCAGTCACCGTGACAACACGTGCATCATGGTGTCACCTCACCCTGAGGGGCTTGGCTGGTGCACTGTGACGTCACCCTGCCCTGTGACATCACCCAGAAGGTTGTGGGACACCCCTCCCCGCCTCGAAATCCGCACAAACTCACCCAAAGCGCCGGTGCTGGGCAGCGCAGCAGCTTTTAATcagaaaacccctaaaaaaagtgtgtgtgtgtccccgtcacccccctccccccacccctactttcttttatgaaaaatccctcATTTCACctgatatatagatatagaaaaaaaaaaaaatcataagaaGGGGACCCCcctgaggcagggctggggctggtttggggaTGATATTTACGGGGAGACTCGGTCCCTCCAAACCCAGAGAGCCCTGCACCCATTAAACGCACCCACGATGAGTCCAGCTGCTCGAGGCatctgttaaaaaagaaaaggaaacccAAAAAGGGACCAAAACCACCCCGGGAAACAGGGAGTGGGATGGGCTGGCCGTGGGCACCCCTGTTTTCGGGGGGTGCTCACACCAAGGAGCCAGCTcggctctgtgctggcaccatgaCTGGAACGGCGCCGGCTcgtgccaggctggaggggggCAGCGACcccccgggagcggcggggggGTCCTGGCGGCGCCGGGGGGTCCCGTTAGCGGCGGGGGGCGAGAGGCTGGGGGGCCGGCCCCCTGCCCGGGGCGGGGGTCCCCGGTAGCTGCCGGTGCTGGTGAGGATGGAGGCGGTGTCGGACGGGGCTCTGGCTCCGTAGGCCGGCCGCGTGCCCGCGATGGAGGACAGGGTGCTGGTTTTGGACATGGTGTCTGAGGCTGGCCTCCTCGCCCACGATGGGGTTTTGGGTGCCACGGCGTCTTCCCTGCCGAGAGGGGAGAGCGTCAGAGAGATCAGCTCTGGAAACCCTTCCTTCCCCACACTGTGCACTCTCCCTGAGCAATGAGGGTGTGCAGACATCCTGGACCCCCAAACACAGGGACAAAAGGGAAAGAGGTGGAAAATCCCCTTGTTAACTCTCAAACCTCACGACAACTGGCCTGAGGTGgaaacttttttcttcctctgaagaaTATTGATGACTGGCCAGAGTTGAAGAACTCTTCCCCACTATTAACTCTGAACCTGAGAAATGTCAGGCCAGAGGTGGAAACACCCTCCTCACCCATTAACCCTGAAACCTAACGATGATTTGAACCCACTCCACAGGAGGAGTGCCTCACTTGATCTCGTTGGCTCCCTCCTCCTGGCTGTCACGCTTTTTCCTCCTGTAGCCAAAAAACTTCTGGGCAAAGAAGATGATGGTGGCAAGGGCACCCAGGGAGCCCAGCACGGCGCCAGCAATGACTGCTTTGGTGCTTTCTGCCAGAGAGAAACAGAGATTCCCTTATTGCCTCATTCCCACTGGGAGCTCATGGGGACCGTGTCCCCCTCCCCGGCCCTGGGGACACGTACTCACTTGAGTGTACCTCCAGGACAATGCTGCAGTTCTTAGAGCCTGCCTGGTTTTCAGCCCTGCAGACGTAGACCCCCGACATTTCCAGGGAGAGGTTGGTCAGCTTGAGGGTGCCCCTGGCCCGGTCTGCAGGTGACAAATTTGGGTGCTGCCTCACAGCCACTCCTCCACCTCCTCGTACAGGAAGTGGTCGAGGGGGTGAAGCCAAAGAACCCCTCAGCTGAATCTCAGGATATTCCAGCCcgtccccagccccaccctggTGCCACCTTACCCTGGGCAGGGGGAAAGAAGACCTGCAGGGTGGGCGGCTCACGCTGCCACTGGTACATGGGCGAGGGCTTCCCCTTCTTGGAGGAGCAGCTCAAGGTGACGTTGGCCCCCACGATGGCGCTGCCGTGCAGCTGGCAGGTGGGGGCGGCCGGTGGCACTGTGGGCACAGGCGTTAGTCCCCAGGGGCACCACGGGGAGCGCCAGGGGAGCCGGGGCACCGGCGGAGCCTTACCCAGGACGGTGAGGTTGATGAGGCCGACGTTCTTGTGCATCCTGATGGGGTCGTCCACCACGTTGACGGTGCACATGTACTGACCCGAGTCTTGCTCCCGGGTGGCGTTGATGAACACCGAGATGTTGTGGGTGATGATGGGGTACAGGAACCCCACGCGGGACTTCAGGTCTGTCTCCTCCACCTTCACCACCCCGCCTATGTATGACAGGATctgcacagggaaaaaaacacatgCTTTCGCTTCCAGATCGTGCTGCTGGAGAGAAAAGCCCctcaaatcccaaattttgTAGAGCAGTGGTTGCTGCATAAGCTCCCTCCAGCCTTACATCCATCCCCTGAGCATCCTGGACATGGGAACTGCAGGCAGCTCCCCACCACAGGCACAAATACCCCTGGCATGGGCACTATGAGCAGCTGTCCCATCATGAGCATCTCCCCATCAGAAGCACCACAAGTGGTGTCCCCATTGTGGACATTTTCCCATTGTAGGCACCATGGGCATTTTCCAAGGACATCTCCCACCCATGGGTATCTCCCCATCATTGCACGACAAGCAACTCCCTACTGCAGGCACCCTGGGCATGACCCCAGTGTGGGCATCTCCCCTCATGGGCACAATGAGCACCTCCCCACCATAGGCACCCCCTGATGATGAGGACCACAATCATCCCCCCACTGTAAGCATTTCCCACCATGGACACCACAAACACCTCCCCATACAGGCATCTCCCCATCTTGGATGTCTCTCCCAGCTATGGGCACCACAagcacctccctgctgcaggcactgtgGGCACCACCTCATCGTGGGCATCACCACATCACCATGAGCACCCCCCATCACGGGCACCCCCCATGGTGGGCACCACCCCATCTCAGGCGCTACAAGCAGCTCCCCGTGGGTGTGGGGATGGCACCATGGCTATGTCCCCATCTTGGGCACCATGAGCATGTCCCCCATGGTGGCCACCTCCCCATGGTGAGTGCCATGAACTTCACCCCACCATGGGCCAACTCCCCACTATGGGCACCACAAGCACTCCCCCACTGTGAGAACCACACGCATCTCCCCACGGGCACATCCCCACCATGAGCATCTCCCCTTTGTGGGCATCTCCCCATCATGGGTGCCACCATGGACACTTATCCATTGTGGGCCACCATGAGGTTCCCCCCATCATGGGCTCTTACCCACTGTGGGCATCTTCCCTGCATGAGCACCATGGTGGGCACCATGAGCTTCCTTCCATCATGGCCACCCCATCATCGTGGGCATCCTTCCACCACGGGCACTGTGGCCACTACCCCACGGTGGGCACCATAATCCTCCCCCCATCATGGGCACCACCAGCACCCCCTCCACGGTCACCGCCCACCTTGGTCCCCTCCATCTCcagtcctgcagcccctgccctctTCCCACCTGGAAGGGAGTCGGTTTCTTGTTCAGCATCCAGGTGATGTAGGGCTCATTCTGGGAGAGGCTGGTGTACCAGacaggcagcactgcctgctgccccTCCACGGAGA
This genomic window from Passer domesticus isolate bPasDom1 chromosome 23, bPasDom1.hap1, whole genome shotgun sequence contains:
- the LOC135285472 gene encoding endothelial cell-selective adhesion molecule-like isoform X1, with translation MGALRRAALALAALLGVSLAMLEVHVGTSLVFSVEGQQAVLPVWYTSLSQNEPYITWMLNKKPTPFQILSYIGGVVKVEETDLKSRVGFLYPIITHNISVFINATREQDSGQYMCTVNVVDDPIRMHKNVGLINLTVLVPPAAPTCQLHGSAIVGANVTLSCSSKKGKPSPMYQWQREPPTLQVFFPPAQDRARGTLKLTNLSLEMSGVYVCRAENQAGSKNCSIVLEVHSKSTKAVIAGAVLGSLGALATIIFFAQKFFGYRRKKRDSQEEGANEIKEDAVAPKTPSWARRPASDTMSKTSTLSSIAGTRPAYGARAPSDTASILTSTGSYRGPPPRAGGRPPSLSPPAANGTPRRRQDPPAAPGGSLPPSSLARAGAVPVMVPAQSRAGSLV
- the LOC135285472 gene encoding endothelial cell-selective adhesion molecule-like isoform X2, with translation MLEVHVGTSLVFSVEGQQAVLPVWYTSLSQNEPYITWMLNKKPTPFQILSYIGGVVKVEETDLKSRVGFLYPIITHNISVFINATREQDSGQYMCTVNVVDDPIRMHKNVGLINLTVLVPPAAPTCQLHGSAIVGANVTLSCSSKKGKPSPMYQWQREPPTLQVFFPPAQDRARGTLKLTNLSLEMSGVYVCRAENQAGSKNCSIVLEVHSKSTKAVIAGAVLGSLGALATIIFFAQKFFGYRRKKRDSQEEGANEIKEDAVAPKTPSWARRPASDTMSKTSTLSSIAGTRPAYGARAPSDTASILTSTGSYRGPPPRAGGRPPSLSPPAANGTPRRRQDPPAAPGGSLPPSSLARAGAVPVMVPAQSRAGSLV
- the NRGN gene encoding neurogranin; its protein translation is MDCCNEGACTKLDEDILDIPLDDPDANAAAAKIQASFRGHMTRKKIKGGEIDRKTKDAECANSTRGGDLRNGD